One genomic window of Tachypleus tridentatus isolate NWPU-2018 chromosome 12, ASM421037v1, whole genome shotgun sequence includes the following:
- the LOC143235464 gene encoding small ribosomal subunit protein uS14-like, translated as MGHQNIWYSHPRKFGPGSRYCRVCSNTHGLIRKYGLSICRRCFRQYANDIGFKKLD; from the exons ATGGGTCACCAAAATATTTGGTATTCTCACCCCAGAAAGTTTGGTCCAGGATCTCGATACTG TCGAGTGTGTTCTAACACCCATGGTCTCATCAGAAAATATGGgctaagcatttgcagaaggtgTTTCAGGCAATATGCAAATGATATTGGGTTCAAAAAG cTGGACTGA